A section of the Roseovarius sp. W115 genome encodes:
- a CDS encoding phosphatidylglycerophosphatase A family protein: MTWSHLIATAFCVGHLRPAPGTWGSLAALPAGWLLHVLGGPVLLVAATLLAFALGWWATILETKGKEDHDPSEIVIDEVVGQWIAILPLSIGATHAGAALTALWPGWIAAFILFRLFDITKLGPIGWADRRNDALGVMLDDVIAGVLAAIGVIALAWVAHGGAS; the protein is encoded by the coding sequence ATGACGTGGAGCCATCTGATTGCCACGGCTTTTTGCGTTGGGCATCTGCGCCCGGCCCCGGGCACCTGGGGGTCGCTTGCGGCTTTACCTGCCGGCTGGCTTCTTCATGTTCTGGGTGGGCCGGTGCTTTTGGTGGCTGCAACCCTTCTTGCATTTGCTTTAGGATGGTGGGCCACCATACTGGAAACAAAGGGAAAAGAAGATCACGACCCGTCTGAAATCGTGATTGACGAAGTGGTTGGACAATGGATTGCTATCTTACCCCTGTCCATCGGCGCGACGCATGCGGGTGCGGCGCTCACTGCGCTTTGGCCGGGCTGGATTGCCGCATTCATCCTGTTCCGTCTTTTCGACATCACCAAGCTGGGCCCAATCGGATGGGCCGACCGGCGCAACGACGCGCTTGGGGTGATGCTGGATGACGTGATTGCCGGAGTGCTTGCAGCCATAGGTGTGATTGCTCTGGCATGGGTTGCACATGGAGGCGCGTCATGA
- a CDS encoding bifunctional 2-C-methyl-D-erythritol 4-phosphate cytidylyltransferase/2-C-methyl-D-erythritol 2,4-cyclodiphosphate synthase, giving the protein MTIAAIIVAAGRGTRAGGDNPKQWQMLAGRRVIDWTLDAFTQVDEISRIQVVLHPEDMDQVESSAMLNLVAGGETRAGSVLNGLKSLVDSDVKHVLIHDAARCCITPELIRSVITALDNPDGAGAALALPVTDALWQGDADLVDGARSREGLYRAQTPQAFPFEPILAAHRAADTGAADDVEVARAAGINVRIVPGAETNLKITTPDDFARAEQILRGPTVQTPIDIRTGTGFDVHRFGPGDHVMLCGVEVPHDRGLQGHSDADVALHTVTDALYGALAEGDIGRHFPPSDPQWKGAESHIFLRHAVDLAAKKGFRITNVDLTLICEHPKIGPHAPAMITRLAEIMDLDVGRVSVKATTSERLGFTGREEGIAAQAVVTVMSP; this is encoded by the coding sequence ATGACGATTGCAGCGATCATTGTGGCCGCCGGGCGCGGAACACGGGCCGGCGGGGACAACCCTAAACAATGGCAGATGCTGGCAGGTCGCCGCGTGATCGATTGGACTTTGGACGCATTCACCCAAGTGGACGAGATATCGCGCATTCAGGTGGTGCTGCATCCCGAGGACATGGATCAGGTTGAAAGCAGCGCAATGCTCAATCTGGTTGCGGGAGGCGAGACGCGCGCCGGGTCGGTTCTGAACGGTCTGAAAAGCCTTGTGGATAGCGACGTGAAACACGTGCTTATCCATGATGCCGCGCGATGTTGCATCACGCCTGAATTGATCCGGTCGGTCATCACCGCACTGGACAATCCCGATGGCGCCGGAGCCGCCCTCGCCCTGCCCGTTACGGACGCGCTTTGGCAGGGGGACGCAGACCTTGTCGACGGGGCCCGCTCGCGCGAAGGTCTCTATCGCGCGCAGACACCCCAGGCCTTTCCTTTTGAGCCAATCCTTGCGGCCCATCGCGCCGCGGATACCGGAGCCGCCGATGACGTCGAAGTGGCCCGCGCGGCAGGCATCAATGTCAGGATCGTGCCCGGCGCGGAAACCAACCTGAAGATCACGACACCAGATGATTTCGCCCGCGCGGAACAGATTTTGCGAGGACCAACCGTGCAGACGCCCATTGATATCCGAACCGGCACCGGCTTTGACGTACATCGTTTTGGGCCCGGCGATCATGTTATGCTTTGCGGGGTGGAAGTCCCACATGATCGCGGATTGCAAGGACATTCAGATGCGGATGTGGCGCTGCATACGGTAACCGATGCGCTCTACGGCGCTCTGGCCGAAGGCGATATCGGGCGGCATTTTCCGCCCTCTGATCCGCAATGGAAAGGCGCTGAAAGCCATATTTTCCTGCGCCATGCGGTTGATCTGGCCGCGAAGAAAGGCTTTCGCATCACCAATGTCGATCTGACGCTGATCTGTGAGCATCCCAAAATCGGCCCCCACGCCCCGGCCATGATCACGCGGCTTGCCGAAATCATGGACCTTGATGTGGGCCGAGTGTCAGTCAAGGCCACGACCTCTGAGCGGCTTGGCTTCACCGGGCGCGAAGAAGGCATTGCCGCACAGGCCGTTGTCACCGTGATGTCGCCATGA
- the dusB gene encoding tRNA dihydrouridine synthase DusB, with protein sequence MLRLNDTTLAPPVLLAPLAGITDLPFRNLVSSFGAGLVVSEMIASQEMVQAKPGVREKAELGFDRANTAVQLAGRDPYWISEAARLVQDNGAQIIDINMGCPAKKVTSASGAGACGSALLKDLDLALSLIEAVVAAVEVPVTLKTRLGWDDALLNAAQLAQRAEAAGIQMITIHGRTRCQFYKGAANWTAIRAVKDAVAIPVVANGDIVDSVAARTALEQSGADGVMIGRGAQGRPWLLAQIAADVFGTEPPNIPKGAAFIDLVRSHYEDMLAFYGSTLGVRVARKHLGWYMDYAHTGQALRRQILTSRAPEEVIALLPEALSADRMVAA encoded by the coding sequence ATGCTGCGTCTCAATGATACAACTCTGGCTCCGCCTGTTCTGCTGGCTCCGCTGGCCGGGATCACTGATCTGCCATTTCGCAATCTGGTGTCGTCCTTTGGTGCCGGACTGGTGGTCAGTGAAATGATCGCAAGTCAGGAGATGGTGCAGGCCAAACCGGGCGTGCGGGAAAAGGCGGAGCTTGGGTTTGACCGGGCCAACACCGCTGTACAGCTGGCCGGGCGCGATCCCTATTGGATTTCCGAGGCGGCCAGGCTGGTGCAAGATAACGGCGCGCAGATTATCGACATCAACATGGGGTGCCCCGCTAAAAAGGTGACAAGCGCCAGTGGCGCGGGGGCTTGCGGGTCGGCGTTGCTGAAAGACCTTGATCTGGCGCTGTCGCTCATCGAGGCCGTTGTTGCGGCGGTGGAGGTGCCTGTAACGCTCAAAACCCGGCTGGGCTGGGATGATGCGCTCCTAAATGCAGCTCAACTTGCCCAACGTGCGGAAGCGGCAGGCATTCAGATGATCACTATTCATGGCCGCACACGGTGTCAGTTTTACAAAGGCGCGGCAAACTGGACGGCTATTCGTGCGGTGAAAGACGCCGTGGCCATCCCGGTTGTGGCCAATGGCGATATTGTCGACAGTGTGGCCGCCCGCACGGCCCTTGAGCAGTCCGGCGCGGATGGCGTGATGATTGGCCGTGGTGCGCAAGGGCGCCCCTGGCTTTTGGCGCAGATCGCAGCGGACGTGTTTGGCACAGAACCTCCAAACATCCCCAAGGGTGCAGCGTTCATTGATCTTGTCCGGTCCCACTACGAGGACATGCTGGCGTTTTACGGCTCGACACTGGGCGTGCGCGTCGCGCGCAAACATCTTGGGTGGTACATGGACTATGCACATACCGGCCAAGCGCTGCGCCGCCAAATCCTGACAAGCCGCGCGCCGGAGGAGGTGATCGCCCTGTTGCCCGAGGCGCTGTCTGCTGATCGGATGGTGGCGGCATGA
- a CDS encoding response regulator has protein sequence MDGTVLVADDDRTIRTVLTQALTRAGCRVHATSSLTTLMRWVDEGKGDAVITDVMMPDGNGLEMLPKIAQDRPGLPVIVISAQNTIMTAIQAEEAAAFDYLPKPFDLPDLMKRTARALEANGTRVRGDGPGDDRPDDLPLVGRTAAMQGLYRVVARLMNTELPVLITGESGTGKTLIARAIHDFSDRRTLPFVTVMPSDLADLEGPSRVMARAKGGTIVLDGVGDLDMDAQARVVRMMDAPGDHLPRFMATSLGRLADRLEAGALREDLYYRLSGAVVEVPSLRARVDDIPLLAMHFLTRAERDGQPARKLSEDAMELMRAYSWPGNVRQLENAVQRLGLTARADEISRSEVETVLGNQPEAAPIMGRGAGDNLSESIGRHLRRYFDLHGNVLPPPGLYGRILREMEMPLIEIALDATGGNQAKCADLLGINRNTLRKKITDLDIHVTRRRKLM, from the coding sequence ATGGATGGCACTGTCCTGGTCGCAGATGATGACCGCACGATCCGCACCGTATTAACCCAAGCTCTGACACGCGCGGGGTGCCGCGTGCATGCCACGTCGTCGCTCACCACGCTGATGCGATGGGTGGATGAAGGCAAGGGTGATGCGGTGATCACCGATGTGATGATGCCGGACGGCAATGGGCTTGAGATGCTGCCGAAGATCGCACAGGACCGTCCGGGTCTGCCGGTAATCGTGATCTCGGCGCAAAACACCATCATGACCGCCATTCAGGCCGAAGAGGCGGCAGCGTTTGACTATCTGCCGAAACCTTTCGATTTGCCGGACCTGATGAAGCGCACGGCGCGGGCGCTGGAGGCTAATGGAACCCGCGTGCGCGGCGATGGGCCGGGGGATGATCGGCCGGATGACCTTCCACTCGTGGGGCGCACCGCGGCGATGCAGGGGCTCTACCGGGTCGTTGCTCGGTTGATGAACACAGAGCTTCCGGTTTTGATCACTGGCGAATCCGGGACGGGCAAGACACTTATTGCACGGGCGATCCATGACTTTTCGGACCGACGCACGTTGCCCTTCGTGACTGTCATGCCCTCTGATCTGGCCGATCTGGAAGGGCCCAGCCGGGTGATGGCTCGGGCCAAGGGCGGTACGATTGTGCTGGATGGTGTGGGTGACCTGGACATGGATGCCCAGGCGCGCGTTGTGCGCATGATGGACGCGCCAGGGGATCATCTGCCACGGTTCATGGCCACGAGCCTGGGACGTCTGGCAGACCGTCTTGAGGCCGGTGCGCTGCGGGAAGATCTGTATTACCGGCTCAGCGGTGCCGTGGTTGAAGTGCCCAGCCTGCGCGCCCGTGTGGATGATATACCGCTTCTGGCGATGCATTTCCTGACGCGTGCTGAACGTGATGGCCAACCGGCGCGGAAACTCTCGGAAGACGCGATGGAGCTGATGCGCGCCTATAGCTGGCCGGGCAATGTGCGGCAGTTGGAGAATGCAGTGCAGCGTCTCGGGCTGACGGCTCGCGCGGATGAGATCAGCCGCAGTGAGGTGGAAACCGTGCTCGGCAACCAGCCCGAGGCCGCACCGATCATGGGGCGTGGAGCAGGGGATAACCTGTCGGAATCCATTGGGCGTCACTTACGGCGGTATTTCGACCTGCACGGTAATGTGCTTCCGCCACCCGGCCTCTACGGGCGAATCTTGCGCGAAATGGAAATGCCGCTGATTGAAATCGCCCTCGATGCGACGGGTGGAAATCAGGCCAAATGCGCCGATCTGCTTGGCATTAACCGCAATACATTGCGTAAGAAAATCACCGATCTCGATATTCACGTGACACGCCGCCGCAAGTTGATGTAA
- a CDS encoding sensor histidine kinase NtrY-like, with protein MALETRRLSWDHIGRLRRLQKVRTVATFGLVVLGPILALVTYLVMGPLDQGSSSNILRLVLLADLVYVIMVAALVLQRVAQMIAARRRRSAGSQLHLRLTGVFALMALLPTITVAVFATLSVNMGLEAWFSDRVGGVVDNSVAAAQAYEDEHRRDLETDARALASLIVATKRATLFIDDGDIRQVLSRGQREIQRGLREAFVIDGLGEIRARGERSYLFDYEQPEREQIEQAIEDGILVIQDWDNNEFRALMPLEDIPDRYLYVSRNVDGDILSLLDDTKETARFYQQRENERDRVLFEFGLLYLGFAVILILAAVWLGMWFAERLSRPVGRLTGAAQRVGEGDLDVQVREEAGSDEIGQLSTYFNQMTRQLKQQRETLLANTEQIERRRRLFDSVLGSVSSGVVGLDTQGRVAFVNRAAERLLDWTEDQQSLALSVAVPEFFDLFEKLKSSNTGFVQEEIKVSRGKRMENLLVRMSTRRNEDGRREGYVVAFDDVTDLVTAQRMAAWGDVARRIAHEIKNPLTPIQLSAERIKRKFTRVLEEDQASDLEQLTDVVIRQTNDLRRIVDEFSKFARMPEPETKTESISKLLREAVLLQESGQPDVTFETNFDVDDLWAEIDATMINQALTNLIKNAGEAIESLYEKEGRDGHTAMIRVASTIEDGAAVIHIADNGIGLPEDRSRLFEPYVTTREKGTGLGLPIVKKIIEEHGGTLSLEDAPPFAPDARVGAMAVIRLPLSEHSETQIDEKQAV; from the coding sequence GTGGCATTGGAGACACGCAGATTGTCTTGGGATCACATCGGTCGACTGCGTCGGCTGCAAAAGGTTCGCACGGTTGCGACCTTTGGATTGGTGGTCTTGGGGCCTATACTGGCGCTGGTGACCTATCTTGTGATGGGTCCACTGGATCAGGGGTCATCTTCCAACATTCTGCGCCTCGTTCTGTTGGCCGACCTTGTCTATGTGATCATGGTTGCAGCCCTTGTCCTGCAACGGGTGGCCCAAATGATCGCCGCGCGCCGCAGACGGTCTGCCGGCTCCCAGCTTCACTTGCGCCTGACGGGTGTCTTCGCGCTGATGGCGCTCTTGCCGACGATCACAGTGGCCGTTTTTGCCACCCTTTCGGTGAATATGGGGCTGGAAGCGTGGTTTTCGGATCGCGTGGGCGGCGTGGTCGACAATTCAGTCGCAGCCGCGCAAGCCTACGAGGATGAGCACCGCCGCGACCTTGAGACAGATGCGCGTGCTCTAGCGTCGCTCATCGTGGCCACGAAACGTGCGACTTTGTTCATTGACGATGGCGACATCCGGCAGGTTCTGTCGCGTGGACAACGCGAAATTCAACGCGGGTTGCGCGAGGCTTTTGTCATTGACGGGCTGGGGGAAATTCGTGCGCGGGGGGAACGGTCCTACCTTTTCGATTATGAACAACCCGAGCGGGAACAGATCGAGCAGGCCATAGAGGACGGCATTCTGGTTATTCAGGATTGGGACAACAACGAGTTTCGCGCCCTGATGCCGCTGGAGGACATCCCGGACCGCTATCTGTACGTGAGCCGCAATGTGGATGGCGATATCCTGAGCCTTCTGGATGACACCAAGGAAACCGCGCGCTTCTATCAACAGCGCGAGAATGAGCGGGATCGCGTGCTCTTTGAGTTTGGTCTGCTGTATCTCGGGTTTGCGGTTATCCTGATCCTGGCCGCTGTGTGGCTGGGTATGTGGTTTGCCGAGCGTCTGTCGCGCCCTGTGGGCCGCCTCACGGGCGCGGCGCAGCGCGTCGGGGAGGGTGACCTGGACGTGCAAGTCCGCGAAGAGGCCGGCAGCGACGAGATTGGTCAGTTGTCGACCTATTTCAACCAGATGACTCGCCAGCTCAAGCAACAACGCGAAACGCTGCTGGCCAATACCGAACAAATCGAACGCCGTCGCAGGCTTTTTGACTCGGTTCTTGGGTCGGTTTCTTCCGGTGTTGTCGGGCTTGATACCCAAGGGCGCGTGGCCTTTGTGAACCGCGCCGCCGAACGGCTTTTGGACTGGACGGAAGATCAGCAATCCTTGGCGCTATCTGTGGCGGTGCCCGAGTTTTTTGACCTGTTCGAAAAGCTGAAGTCTTCAAATACCGGCTTTGTTCAGGAAGAGATCAAGGTTAGCCGTGGCAAGCGCATGGAGAACCTTCTCGTGCGCATGTCCACGCGGCGTAATGAGGATGGGCGGCGCGAGGGCTATGTGGTGGCCTTTGACGATGTGACCGACCTTGTCACGGCGCAACGTATGGCCGCCTGGGGTGATGTGGCGCGGCGTATTGCACATGAGATCAAAAATCCATTGACGCCTATTCAGCTCTCAGCCGAGCGTATCAAACGTAAATTCACTCGTGTGCTTGAGGAGGATCAGGCGAGTGATCTGGAGCAGCTGACCGATGTGGTGATCCGGCAAACCAATGATCTGCGCCGGATTGTGGACGAGTTTTCCAAATTCGCCCGCATGCCAGAGCCGGAGACCAAGACTGAGAGCATCTCGAAACTCCTGCGCGAGGCCGTTCTTTTGCAGGAAAGCGGCCAGCCGGATGTGACGTTTGAAACGAATTTCGATGTGGATGATCTCTGGGCGGAAATTGACGCGACAATGATCAATCAGGCATTGACTAATTTGATCAAGAATGCCGGAGAAGCCATTGAAAGCCTGTATGAAAAAGAGGGCAGGGATGGCCACACGGCAATGATCCGTGTGGCGAGCACGATCGAGGATGGCGCGGCTGTGATCCATATCGCGGATAATGGCATCGGCCTGCCAGAGGACCGCTCGCGCCTCTTTGAACCTTACGTGACAACGCGCGAGAAGGGCACGGGGCTTGGCCTGCCCATTGTGAAGAAAATTATCGAAGAACATGGCGGAACGCTGAGCTTAGAAGATGCGCCGCCGTTTGCACCTGATGCACGGGTCGGGGCAATGGCGGTCATTCGCCTGCCTCTGTCTGAGCATTCCGAAACCCAAATTGACGAAAAACAAGCGGTATGA
- a CDS encoding sigma-54-dependent transcriptional regulator translates to MSDILIVDDERDIRELISDILKDEGFTTRLAGNSDEAMAAVAEERPGLMILDIWLKDSNMDGIDILKCIKRDYPEVPVVIISGHGNIEIAVAAIKQGAYDFIEKPFNIDQLMVVIRRSMETSRLRRENLALKQQSSGPAEMLGESPAFRTLISQLDKVTKSNGRVMLTGPAGSGKELAARYIHANSNRAEGPFVCVGCASIEPDRMEEVLFGRESEEGGTAPGLLEEANGGVIYFDEVADMPLGTQSKILRVLVDQTFLRVGGSDKVQVDLRVISSTNRNLETEIEADRFRRELYHRLNVVPIDVPSLEDRREDVPDLAAYFIEALSREQGLPLRELSSEASALLQTMSWPGNIRQLRNVVERILILGDATGDIEAREIPGESEGPAEDGRVVLSGTIATLPLREAREAFEREYLMTQISRFGGNISRTAEFVGMERSALHRKLKSLGVVTGAKGAKQNEEEPEPAEP, encoded by the coding sequence ATGAGCGATATTCTGATTGTGGACGACGAGCGCGACATTCGCGAGCTGATCTCCGATATCCTGAAGGATGAAGGGTTCACCACGCGGTTGGCTGGAAACTCGGACGAGGCGATGGCGGCCGTGGCAGAGGAACGGCCCGGTCTGATGATCCTCGATATCTGGCTGAAAGACAGCAACATGGATGGCATCGACATCCTGAAATGCATCAAGCGGGATTACCCTGAAGTGCCGGTCGTGATCATCTCGGGGCACGGCAATATCGAGATTGCCGTCGCCGCGATCAAACAAGGCGCGTATGATTTCATTGAAAAGCCGTTCAACATTGATCAGCTGATGGTCGTGATCCGGCGTAGCATGGAAACCAGCCGTCTGCGTCGTGAGAACCTTGCGCTCAAACAGCAAAGCAGCGGACCGGCCGAAATGCTGGGCGAGAGCCCCGCGTTCCGGACGTTGATCAGCCAGTTGGACAAGGTGACCAAGTCCAATGGGCGTGTGATGCTAACAGGTCCCGCAGGCAGTGGAAAGGAACTGGCAGCGCGTTATATCCATGCCAATTCAAATCGTGCCGAAGGGCCGTTTGTTTGCGTGGGATGCGCTTCGATTGAACCGGACCGCATGGAAGAAGTGCTTTTTGGACGCGAAAGCGAAGAAGGGGGCACAGCGCCCGGTCTTTTGGAAGAGGCCAATGGTGGGGTGATCTATTTTGATGAGGTCGCCGATATGCCATTGGGAACTCAGTCAAAAATTCTACGTGTTCTGGTCGATCAAACGTTCCTGAGGGTTGGCGGCAGCGACAAGGTCCAGGTGGATTTGCGAGTGATTTCCTCGACCAACCGCAATCTTGAGACCGAGATTGAGGCGGACCGGTTCCGCCGCGAGCTTTATCATCGTCTCAATGTGGTGCCGATTGACGTGCCAAGTCTTGAAGACCGGCGCGAGGATGTGCCGGACCTGGCGGCCTACTTCATCGAAGCTCTGAGCCGCGAACAGGGACTGCCACTTCGGGAACTGAGCAGCGAGGCCTCTGCGCTTTTGCAGACCATGAGCTGGCCGGGCAACATTCGCCAGTTGCGCAACGTCGTGGAGCGCATTTTGATCCTTGGCGATGCGACCGGTGATATCGAGGCGCGCGAAATTCCCGGTGAAAGCGAAGGTCCGGCGGAGGATGGGCGCGTGGTTCTGTCCGGAACCATTGCGACGCTGCCGTTGCGCGAGGCACGGGAGGCGTTTGAGCGAGAATACCTCATGACCCAGATCAGCCGCTTTGGGGGCAATATCAGCCGCACGGCGGAATTCGTCGGGATGGAGCGCAGTGCCTTGCACCGTAAGCTCAAATCGCTTGGTGTGGTCACAGGGGCAAAAGGGGCCAAGCAAAACGAAGAAGAGCCGGAACCTGCCGAACCATAA
- a CDS encoding TrkH family potassium uptake protein — protein MTARLLSYPLILVLTGLSCLAMLIPGLHALVIEDHSVAQAFFYSSILGLVLVITIAVAMSGRKRPENSDLENLASLFLAYTVLPLFLALPFYEGLETTSYLNAYVEMVSSLTTTGATLFDRPERLVDSLHLWRGLVGWLGGLLIWVSASAVLASMYLGGFEVTVSSEPGQSDLRAARFERASSARRLAQVTKELAPIYLGLTGALWVMLLISGDTPMTAAVHAMSTMSTSGISSVGGVDQATSGFAGEAVIFLFMLFALSRLTFSTDTMNTSRASLLRDPEFRIGIALVIGVPLLLFSRHWLAAFEVDEVESFSDAINALWGGMFTVLSFLSTTGFESASWATARDWSGLGTPGLVLLGLAILGGGVATTAGGVKLLRVYALYLNGQREMERLIHPSSVGRVSSFSRRIRKRGAFIAWIFFMLFALSLAVVTMIMAALGQDLESALVLTIAALATAGPLTQAAADTPIALIEMSPAAKLVFSTAMVVGRMETLAIIALFNPGLWRD, from the coding sequence ATGACAGCACGCCTGCTTAGCTATCCTTTGATCCTTGTCCTGACAGGCTTGTCCTGTCTTGCCATGTTGATACCGGGGCTGCATGCGCTGGTGATCGAGGATCATTCGGTGGCGCAGGCGTTTTTTTATTCCAGTATATTGGGCCTTGTTCTGGTGATCACCATCGCTGTGGCCATGTCCGGGCGCAAACGTCCCGAAAACTCCGACCTTGAAAACCTAGCATCCCTCTTTCTGGCCTATACGGTTTTACCGCTCTTTCTGGCTTTGCCGTTCTATGAGGGTCTGGAGACCACCAGCTATCTCAACGCCTATGTAGAGATGGTTTCGAGCCTGACCACGACGGGGGCCACGCTCTTTGACCGGCCAGAGCGTTTGGTGGACAGCTTGCATTTATGGCGGGGGCTTGTGGGATGGCTGGGCGGCTTGCTCATATGGGTTTCAGCTTCGGCAGTGCTGGCCTCAATGTATCTGGGTGGATTTGAAGTCACCGTTTCGAGTGAACCGGGGCAGAGTGATCTGCGCGCGGCCCGGTTTGAACGTGCCAGCTCGGCTCGTCGGTTGGCGCAGGTGACCAAAGAGCTGGCGCCGATCTATCTGGGTTTGACCGGCGCGCTTTGGGTGATGCTTCTCATCAGTGGGGATACCCCAATGACTGCAGCGGTGCATGCCATGTCAACCATGTCCACCAGTGGCATCTCGTCCGTGGGAGGGGTTGACCAGGCGACATCCGGATTTGCCGGAGAGGCGGTCATCTTTCTCTTCATGCTGTTTGCTCTGTCGCGTCTGACGTTTTCTACCGACACGATGAACACCTCGCGTGCCAGTCTTTTGAGAGACCCTGAATTCCGCATCGGTATAGCCTTGGTCATTGGCGTGCCGCTCTTGCTGTTCTCGCGCCACTGGCTTGCCGCATTTGAAGTGGATGAAGTTGAAAGCTTTTCCGACGCCATCAATGCGCTTTGGGGCGGCATGTTCACTGTGCTGTCTTTCTTGTCGACCACCGGGTTTGAAAGCGCGTCATGGGCCACGGCAAGAGACTGGTCGGGCCTTGGCACGCCGGGCCTTGTCCTGCTGGGTTTGGCCATCCTGGGTGGAGGAGTAGCGACCACGGCGGGTGGGGTGAAGCTCTTGCGCGTCTATGCGCTCTACCTCAATGGTCAGCGCGAGATGGAGCGACTCATTCATCCTTCTTCGGTTGGACGGGTTAGCTCTTTCAGTCGCCGTATTCGCAAGCGCGGGGCATTTATCGCATGGATTTTCTTTATGCTCTTTGCTCTGAGCCTCGCCGTCGTGACCATGATCATGGCCGCGCTTGGTCAGGATCTGGAGAGCGCGCTTGTCCTGACAATTGCCGCCCTGGCCACGGCTGGCCCTCTGACACAAGCCGCAGCGGATACGCCCATCGCGCTTATCGAAATGAGTCCCGCCGCAAAACTGGTTTTCTCGACCGCGATGGTTGTGGGGCGTATGGAGACCCTGGCCATCATCGCGCTTTTCAACCCCGGATTGTGGCGCGATTGA
- the hfq gene encoding RNA chaperone Hfq yields MATDRQNLQDAFLNQVRKTKIPVTVFLINGVKLQGVITWFDNFCILLRRDGQSQLVYKHAVSTIMPSQPVNLYDGDDET; encoded by the coding sequence ATGGCGACAGATCGACAAAATTTACAGGATGCATTCCTGAACCAGGTAAGAAAGACCAAAATTCCGGTCACGGTCTTCCTGATTAATGGCGTAAAGCTTCAGGGTGTTATCACCTGGTTTGACAATTTCTGCATTCTGCTGCGCCGAGATGGGCAGTCGCAACTTGTGTATAAACACGCTGTGTCCACCATTATGCCATCTCAACCCGTGAATCTTTATGATGGTGACGACGAAACTTGA